The genomic stretch TACGTGAATAAAGCCATTTCCATGTTCCGGGTGGTCAAAGAAAACAGACGCCTTCGGGATGCAGTAAAATCACGATACAGCTTCGGAAATATCATTGGAAAAAGCAAGGTCATGCATGATATTTTTGAAAATATCAGAAAGGTTGCCCCTTCCTCGGCAACGGTGCTGCTTGAAGGTGAAAGTGGTACCGGCAAGGAACTCGTTGCCAAATCGATTCATTTTAACTCACCCAGACGTGAGAAGCCTTTTGTCGCAGTCAACTGCAGCGCTTTGGCTGAAAGCCTTCTCGAAAGTGAGTTATTCGGCCATGAAAAGGGAGCCTTTACCGGTGCGGTTGCCATGAAAAAGGGACGTTTTGAAATGGCGGACGGCGGATCTTTATTTCTCGACGAAATAGGAGAGCTTTCACCCGGACTTCAGATAAAACTTCTGCGTGTGCTTCAGGAAAAGGTCTTTGAAAGGGTGGGCGGGGTTAAGCCGGTTTCAGTAAATATTCGCATCATTGCAGCGACCAATAAAGACTTGAAAAATGAAATGATAAAGCAGCAATTCCGTGAAGACCTTTATTACCGGTTGAACGTGGTGCACCTGGTGCTCCCTCCGTTGCAGCAGCGTAAAGAGGACATTAATCTTCTGGCCGAACACTTTATTGCCAAGTATGCACATGAACACAAAACCGGCATTCCGGTTGAAGGCATTGAAAAAGAAGTTCAACGACTTTTTTATGATTATGCTTGGCCCGGGAATGTTCGCGAACTGGAAAACGTGATTGAACGCGCAATGGTTATGTGTAACACAACTAAAATAAGTGAGGCGGATCTTCCCAAAGAGTTTAAGGCAAATGCTTATAACACGTTATACCTAGAAGGCATATCCGCGGACGCCCATCTGGATGAAACACTTGATTTAATAGAAAAAAAAATGATTATCCGGGCCCTGAAGTTAACCGGCAATGTTCAGTCGGAAGCTGCCAAGCTGCTCGGCATTGGGAAAAGCGGCCTGAACTGGAAGATAAAAAAGTTTAAGCTCGATGTCGGTTCAAAAACTTGAACCGACCATTTAAAAAAAATAAAGCGAGTTGATTCAATAAGTTATCTATCGATCAGAAAAATCGGGTTCAAAAATTTGAACCGGGCCAATAATTTGTATGGCATGTTAATTCAAATGGTTAAACTCTCCGGCCTTAAAAATGGTTCAAAAATTTGAATTTTTTCCGCGGTAAAGCAACAAAAAATAATGGAGAAATGCGGGCTCGGTCGAATAAATAAAACTATATCTTACTGTAATTATTGATATAAAAAATACAGATGAAAAAATTATAGCTTTTTTCAGAATTTGGCAGGAACTTTGCATTAATTAAAAGCAACAAACAATTTCTTCATCTGTTTTCCTCCTTTTGCGGCTAACCGGGATGGTCCTGGTTAGCCGTTTTTATCATGTCAGGGGAAATTTTCACCCTGATTACAAGTATGCCAGCTTTTCCCTCACAAGGTCAAAGTACATTGAATTTTTAAAATCATCAGCTATTTTTTGGTAGGCTTGTAAACTTTTTTCTATATCTCCTTCCCTGGAATAAATCCTGCCAAGATTATACCAGGCTTCATTTTTTAAATCAGGCTGCGGCCCCAGAGCGGTCATTTCGAAATACCGTATGGCATCGGCGAAATCCCCTTTCTTTTCACAGGCATAACCCAGGCTGTTTAAAATCATATTTCTAATAAATGGCTGTTCAGCAAAATCCTTCAACGATTTTTCATACAAAGCAATCGCCTCATCCGCTTTTCCGGCATCATAGCAAATATTGGCAAAAATTACCCGAGCCAGTTTTCCGCCATGTTTACCCGAATATTTCTTCAATAACAACTGAAATTCTTTTTCCACCGCCAGATATGCCTTGGTCGCCCCCTCTTTCATCTTCGCTGATTGGTATCGGGCTATACTTTGTTCAAGGGATATGGATGCTTTGTCTTCGGCTTTATTTGAAAAATATCTCCAGCCGGAAAAAGCCACCAGCAAACAAAAAATAACCGACACGACAATGGTGATCTGATTTTTATGGTCAATGATAAACTTCAGCAATTTGGATGAAAAGGTGATAAATTCATCCGGTTCGTTAAGCAATTGTTTTCGAGATATTTTTTTCTTTTTTTTCTTGGCCATTTTTCCTCCAATGCGATTATTCAAGCAATCTTGCAACTACTCACGTAGTCAGACTGAAGTTGTTTAGACTGAAGCCTGAAGGGGTCATAAGAGTACGATTGCCTTACTTTAGAGGAATGTGATCCTTGCACCAAGCATGGCTTTTAAATCCACTTTTCCCTAACAGCCTTCGACCTTCAACCTATCCACCTGAATAGTTAAGCAGTTTTTTTATCCTGTCCCAACCTTCTTGAGGAATCTGGGCACCGATGACCCGGCAGACCTCCGATCCGCATGCGGAGCCGAGCTCACCACATTTTTCCAGCGGATATCCATTTGCCAATCCGAAAAGAAAACCGGACGCCCAAAGGTCACCCGCGCCGGTGGTATCAACCGCAGATCCTGCTGCTTTTGGGGCAATTTTTAAAATTTTACCTTTGCTTGAAATATAGCTTCCACGTTCTCCAACCTTTAAAACCGCAATTTCAACTCCTTGGGAAAGCGCTCTGATCGCTTTCATATCATCGGAAAAGCCGCTAAACACACGAGCCTCATCCTCATTGGCTATCAGAATGTCCACATAATCTTTTACAATGTTTACCAGAATATCCTTCGACTCTTCTACAACGGTAAAGCTGGCAAGATCTAGGGAGATAAGAGCCCCGGCTTCCCTGGCGGAATTTAAGGCGGCCAGTATCAGGTCGCTGTTAAACAGCAGATACCCTTCAATATGAACAATCGTTGCACGATTAAAACAACCGGTTGATATTTCATCAGGCCTTGTTTCAGATGAGGCACCCAGATAGGTAAACATGGACCGCTGTGCATCCGGTGTAATGATGGACAGGACCCTACCCGTAGACAGTGAGGATGAAAAAAGCATGGGTTCAACATTATTTTTTTCCAGACTGGATTTAAGCAGATTCCCCATGGAACCACCGCCGCATTTACCGACAAAACGGGCCTGTCCGCCAAGCTTTCCTATACCTACAGCTGTATTACAGGCTGAACCTCCGGGCATGATGGAAGGGCTACTGTTGGTGTCGGACAGAGTCTGTTCAATGAAATCCTTTTCCACCAGGGTCATTCCACCCTTCACAGCGCCGGTTCTTTCCAGAAAATCGTCTCCTTCATGGGTAAGAATGTCAACCAGTGCTGAACCTATCGACACAATCAGTTTTTTATCATCAGAATCGTCTTTATTTTTACTCATTTTTTAACAATCTCAGTTGGTGGGTGGTTCATATTTAAAGAGAATTTTTCTTCTAACCCAATGACTTGGTGCCCGGCTTTTATAAGACAAATCAACCTGCTTGTAAAGATAATTTGTTTTATCTTGCAGGAAAAATGTGTTGGGGAACAGGCGATTGATTTAAGGGGAAGAAAAATTCAGACATCACCTCCGCTGCATGTTGTGTTTAAATATAGCTCACCTGGTACATGTTGTATTTTAGCGGTTTCACCGTACAAAGCCTCATATATTTTATGTTCTCCGGCCAAAAGTTCTTGACAGCCAATTGTTTGAGTGATATTAGTTTTTTTTTGCGTGCACGGTATGTTCTTGAATTTAATAGATATTTTCCTGCATGCAAAATTATTCATGATACTAAAAATAAACTAAAGATGATTATTCTTAAATTTGGATCATGATACATGAGTTTTAACCAAAATTAGACCATTTTGAAAAAAAAGGATTTTATTTTGGACAAAGATAAGAAGGGAGGTGCAAAACTTAGGGCTGTAGTAGAAGTAGGTATAGGAGTTTAGTTAACATTAATAAGTACAAAACAATATTAGGAGGTATAATAAATGCCAAGTTTTGTAATTGCAGAAAAATGTGACGGCTGCAAAGGTGGAGATAAGACTGCATGTATGTACATTTGTCCCAACGATCTGATGGTTCTTGAACCCAATGAAATGAAAGCTTACAACCAGGAACCGGATCAGTGCTGGGAATGTTTTTCATGTGTAAAAATCTGCCCCACCCAGGCAATTGAAGTAAGGGGCTACTCTGACTTTGTACCCCTGGGAAGCAGTGTAATGCCGATGCTGGGTACCGAAGATGTGATGTGGACCTGTAAATTCAGAAACGGACTGATCAAGCGATTTAAGTTCCCCATTCGGACAACCCCTGAAGGAACAGCCAACGCTTATCCGGACCTGAAAGGCAATGACCTTGAAAGTGGCCTGCTTGCCACGGAAGAAGCGGACGGTTATGCGATTCCGACGCCTCAGGCGACTGTCTAAGCAGGTTGTGTTTTAACCCGGAAAAAAAGACCAACTACGATTATACAAATTTTTAGGAGGATATAATATGGCATTACCAAACAAACCTACGGGTGAACTCAAGGCCGTTAGGGATCCGGAAGTTGAAGAACGAGAAGTCGATATCCTGATCGTCGGCGGCGGAATGGCTGCCTGCGGCGCTGCGTTTGAAGTAAAGAAATGGATGGACGAAGGGCAAAGCGTGCTGCTGTGTGACAAAGCTGCCATGGAGAGAAGTGGGGCTGTTGCCCAGGGCCTTTCAGCTATTAATACTTATATCGGGGAAAACAGCCCTGATGATTATGTACGCATGGTCAGAAACGACCTCATGGGCCTGGTTCGTGAAGACCTGATTTTTGACCTTGGCTGTCATGTGGACGATTCGGTTCATCTGTTTGAAGAATGGGGTCTTCCTGTCTGGAAGTTATCCGAAGAAGGGAAAAACCTGGACGGAAAAAAGGGCCAGAAAATGGGCACTTTAAAAAGCGGTGCATCTCCTGTCCGTACAGGAAAGTGGCAGATTATGATCAACGGCGAGTCTTACAAAAGGGTTGTCGCTGAGGGAGCAAAACTCGCCATTGGAGAAGATAATATTATAGAGCGATGCTTTATCGTTGAACTTCTCCTTGATGCCAACAATGAAAACCAGATTGCCGGCGCGGTGGGTTTCTCCGTCCGTGAAAACAAGGTTTACATCATCAAATGCAAAACCATGATGGTTGCCTGCGGCGGTGCGGTAAACATTTACCAGCCACGATCGGTTGGTGAAGGTAAAGGACGTGCATGGTATCCGGTATGGAACGCCGGCAGTACTTACACCATGTGTATGAAAGTCGGTGCCGAGCTTTCCATGATGGAAAACCGCTTCACCCCGGCCCGTTTTAAAGACGGATACGGCCCAGTGGGCGCATGGTTCCTGTTGTTCAAAGCCCAGACTCTCAATGGCCTTGGTGAAGCGTTTGCCGGAGGCGATGCAGCCAAAGCAGAGCTTGAAAAGTATGCACCATATGGAACCGCTGCGGTGACACCGACCTGTCTTAGAAACCATCTGATGCTGTTTGAGATGAAAGAAGGACGTGGTCCCATTATCATGGATACGGTTACAGCCCTTGCCAAGCTGGGCGAAACCATGGATAAAAAAGAACTCAAGCATCTTGAGTCGGAAGCATGGGAAGACTTTCTTGACATGACATGCGGCCAGGCCAACCTGTGGTGTGCCCAGGACTGCGAGCCTGAAAAGAAAAACTCCGAGGTGATGCCCACAGAACCCTATCTTCTCGGATCACATTCCGGATGCTGCGGACTATGGACTTCCGGCCCGGATTATGACTGGGTGCCGGATGCATACAAGTGGGGTGACAAGGGCAAGATTTATAATCGGATGACCACTGTGACCGGGCTGTTTACTGCCGGTGACGGTGTGGGTTGTTCCGGTCATAAATTCTCTTCCGGGTCACATGCTGAAGGTCGTATGGCTGCCAAGCAAATGGTGAAATTCGCCAAAGATCATGCAGATTTTGCTCCCGCACTGAGCAAGAGCAAAGAAGAACTGGTGGACATGATTTATAAGCCGGTCAGAACCTATCTGGACAACTATGAGTACACCACGGCAGAAGATATTAACCCTGCCTATGTCAAGCCTTCCGGAATGGCTCTGCGGCTTATGAAAGCCACCCATGAGTATGGTGCGGGTACGGCCACTTTCTATCAGACCAGCTCTAAAAGCCTGGAAATCGTCATGGATCTGCTTCAGACCATGCGTGAAGACTGCGAAAAACTGGCTGCCGGCGACCTTCATGAACTCATGCGAGCATGGGAGATTGAACATCGTATCTGGACAGTTGAAGCTCATCTTCGTCACATCCAGTACCGCAAAGAGACCCGCTATCCCGGCTTTTACTATCAGGCCGATTATCCGGGTCAGGATGATGAAAACTGGTTCTGCTTCGTCAACTCCAAGTACGATCCCAAAGCTGGAAGCTGGGATGTATTCAAGAAAGACTATATTAAGATCATTCCTGATTAACAACATGGTCGGCCATTCAATGGCCGACTTCAAATGCCTCCAGGTGTTGCAAAACACCTGGGGGTTTTTATTGAATTTTAGCATACACAACTGCTTTCGGGCGATATCCGGATTGAAACTCGAAACCTGAAATTTGAAACCGGGTGATTCAATCGGTGCTACTCATCATTCCTGGTGGTCTGTTACGGACCGATATCATATAAACCTTCTAACCGTATAAGCTGCCAACGAATTACAATTTCAAACTTCACGTTTTAAGTTTCAAAGAAAAAGGATATCGCCTGAAGATGAACAAAAAAAGGGTATATCGAAAACAAACAGCTATTAACTTTTAATGCACGGAGGGATAGCATGACAGAAGACAAAGCAACCCCTGCAAACGGAAGCATTTTGGTTGTTGGTGGAGGGATAAGCGGAATAACCACGGCCCTCGAAGCAGCTGAAGTGGGGTACGAGGTGTTTCTGGTCGAAAAAAATCCTTACCTGGGCGGAAGAGTATCACAGCTTAATCAATATTTCCCAAAGCTATGTCCTCCGACCTGCGGTCTTGAAATCAATTTCAGGAGAATTAAGGATAATCCAAGAGTCAAAGTAATGACTATGGCCGAAGTTGAAAAAGTTGACGGCTCCCCCGGCAGCTACAACGTCTCTATCAAATTAAATCCAAGGTATGTCAATGAAAACTGCACCTGCTGCGGAGAATGTGAAAAGGTTTGTGAGACATTGATAGACAGCAGCTTTAATTTTGAAATGAACAAAATCAAAGCGGCCTACCTGCCATTTGAAATGGCCTTTCCTGCCCGATATGTCATGGCCCCCGAAATCAAGGGAACAGATGATGCCAAGCGATGCCAGGAAGCATGTCAGTATGACGCCATCGACTTTGATATGGAGGCCAAGACGATTGATTTACAGGTGGGGGCGATTGTCTGGGCCACCGGATGGGAACCTTATGATGCTAGGAAAATAGACAATCTTGGTTTTGGTCAATATCCAAACATTATTACCAATATGATGATGGAAAGATTGGCTTCCCCCAACGGCCCGACAAAGGGAAAAATTTCCCGCCCATCAGACAGCAAGGAGCCGGAAAGCATTGCTTTTGTTCAGTGCGCCGGATCCAGGGATGAAAATCATCTTCCCTACTGTTCCTATATTTGCTGTATGGCCTCATTAAAACAGGCCACTTATGTGCGGGAACAGTATCCTGATGCTAAAATATATATCTTTTATATTGACGTCAGGGCTCCCGGCCAGCGATATGA from Thermodesulfobacteriota bacterium encodes the following:
- a CDS encoding sigma-54 dependent transcriptional regulator — translated: METVLVVDDEKNYPLILGAVLEEEGFEVLTASSGREALEIQQTSDVDLILTDMKMPSMDGIELLEKIKAIDPDLPVIMMTAYGSVDKAVEAMEKGAYSYILKPFDNEKLVVYVNKAISMFRVVKENRRLRDAVKSRYSFGNIIGKSKVMHDIFENIRKVAPSSATVLLEGESGTGKELVAKSIHFNSPRREKPFVAVNCSALAESLLESELFGHEKGAFTGAVAMKKGRFEMADGGSLFLDEIGELSPGLQIKLLRVLQEKVFERVGGVKPVSVNIRIIAATNKDLKNEMIKQQFREDLYYRLNVVHLVLPPLQQRKEDINLLAEHFIAKYAHEHKTGIPVEGIEKEVQRLFYDYAWPGNVRELENVIERAMVMCNTTKISEADLPKEFKANAYNTLYLEGISADAHLDETLDLIEKKMIIRALKLTGNVQSEAAKLLGIGKSGLNWKIKKFKLDVGSKT
- a CDS encoding tetratricopeptide repeat protein, translating into MAKKKKKKISRKQLLNEPDEFITFSSKLLKFIIDHKNQITIVVSVIFCLLVAFSGWRYFSNKAEDKASISLEQSIARYQSAKMKEGATKAYLAVEKEFQLLLKKYSGKHGGKLARVIFANICYDAGKADEAIALYEKSLKDFAEQPFIRNMILNSLGYACEKKGDFADAIRYFEMTALGPQPDLKNEAWYNLGRIYSREGDIEKSLQAYQKIADDFKNSMYFDLVREKLAYL
- a CDS encoding adenosine kinase, whose amino-acid sequence is MSKNKDDSDDKKLIVSIGSALVDILTHEGDDFLERTGAVKGGMTLVEKDFIEQTLSDTNSSPSIMPGGSACNTAVGIGKLGGQARFVGKCGGGSMGNLLKSSLEKNNVEPMLFSSSLSTGRVLSIITPDAQRSMFTYLGASSETRPDEISTGCFNRATIVHIEGYLLFNSDLILAALNSAREAGALISLDLASFTVVEESKDILVNIVKDYVDILIANEDEARVFSGFSDDMKAIRALSQGVEIAVLKVGERGSYISSKGKILKIAPKAAGSAVDTTGAGDLWASGFLFGLANGYPLEKCGELGSACGSEVCRVIGAQIPQEGWDRIKKLLNYSGG
- the aprB gene encoding adenylyl-sulfate reductase subunit beta; protein product: MPSFVIAEKCDGCKGGDKTACMYICPNDLMVLEPNEMKAYNQEPDQCWECFSCVKICPTQAIEVRGYSDFVPLGSSVMPMLGTEDVMWTCKFRNGLIKRFKFPIRTTPEGTANAYPDLKGNDLESGLLATEEADGYAIPTPQATV
- the aprA gene encoding adenylyl-sulfate reductase subunit alpha; this translates as MALPNKPTGELKAVRDPEVEEREVDILIVGGGMAACGAAFEVKKWMDEGQSVLLCDKAAMERSGAVAQGLSAINTYIGENSPDDYVRMVRNDLMGLVREDLIFDLGCHVDDSVHLFEEWGLPVWKLSEEGKNLDGKKGQKMGTLKSGASPVRTGKWQIMINGESYKRVVAEGAKLAIGEDNIIERCFIVELLLDANNENQIAGAVGFSVRENKVYIIKCKTMMVACGGAVNIYQPRSVGEGKGRAWYPVWNAGSTYTMCMKVGAELSMMENRFTPARFKDGYGPVGAWFLLFKAQTLNGLGEAFAGGDAAKAELEKYAPYGTAAVTPTCLRNHLMLFEMKEGRGPIIMDTVTALAKLGETMDKKELKHLESEAWEDFLDMTCGQANLWCAQDCEPEKKNSEVMPTEPYLLGSHSGCCGLWTSGPDYDWVPDAYKWGDKGKIYNRMTTVTGLFTAGDGVGCSGHKFSSGSHAEGRMAAKQMVKFAKDHADFAPALSKSKEELVDMIYKPVRTYLDNYEYTTAEDINPAYVKPSGMALRLMKATHEYGAGTATFYQTSSKSLEIVMDLLQTMREDCEKLAAGDLHELMRAWEIEHRIWTVEAHLRHIQYRKETRYPGFYYQADYPGQDDENWFCFVNSKYDPKAGSWDVFKKDYIKIIPD
- a CDS encoding CoB--CoM heterodisulfide reductase iron-sulfur subunit A family protein, encoding MTEDKATPANGSILVVGGGISGITTALEAAEVGYEVFLVEKNPYLGGRVSQLNQYFPKLCPPTCGLEINFRRIKDNPRVKVMTMAEVEKVDGSPGSYNVSIKLNPRYVNENCTCCGECEKVCETLIDSSFNFEMNKIKAAYLPFEMAFPARYVMAPEIKGTDDAKRCQEACQYDAIDFDMEAKTIDLQVGAIVWATGWEPYDARKIDNLGFGQYPNIITNMMMERLASPNGPTKGKISRPSDSKEPESIAFVQCAGSRDENHLPYCSYICCMASLKQATYVREQYPDAKIYIFYIDVRAPGQRYEKFYKKIKEDENIFMIKGKVAEVSEEEGTGNITVVAENAVTGEKTNQTVEMVVLATGMQPTAANVKLPADLNYNADGFIINDFAKGGMFATGCANKPADVVSSNQNATGMALKAIQTLVKS